One genomic segment of Mesoterricola silvestris includes these proteins:
- the ppk1 gene encoding polyphosphate kinase 1, whose amino-acid sequence MSRHAPRPENILNRELSWLAFNERVLEEAEDPTVPLLERVKFLAITSSNWDEFFMVRVAGIWRQIDAGITQPGADGRTPRQMLEEVSRRIHDLAHRQHELFQYVIKPQMVREGLFILQAEDLDAEQLRFVREYFENNLLPLITPLAVDTGHPFPRLGNRALVLMAELEAEASPEEAFPVSELAVIPIPTPVSARFLRVPSAPGTHAFLMLEDVVRMHIAQIFHGYAIRNCHALRVTRDSDLPVEEDPNEDLMKAVEEHLRSRRRGAVVRLQYEQDLSPTLLAMLIDELELSPEDLYPSEGFAAFSDLMQLYAQLDLPHLKDAPMPPLPVPQLETAQSVFDAIGRHDILLMHPYQSFDDSVVRFVREAADDPKVLAIKMTLYRISTTSPIAAALERAAERGKQVAAIVELRARFDEEGNIAWARRLEKAGVHVVYGMIAYKTHGKACLVIRQEPEGIRRYCHLSTGNYNERTSRLYSDIGLFTARREFGEDLSNLFNVLTGYTRPPALHKLIMAPQYFRNALYARIDRERDHARAGHPARMVLKMNALVDPPMIQRLYEASQDGVQIDLLVRGTCCLRPGVPGLSDNIRAVSIIDRFLEHARVYHFHNNGEPETLLASGDLMQRNLDNRVEVAFPLVDPLVAAQVVEMLELQIHDTVKGRVLSQDGSVARRGLDPSWPPLRSQHRSYEHGLLTSGIKALTRKLPDLGDSDI is encoded by the coding sequence ATGAGCCGCCATGCCCCCCGACCGGAAAACATCCTCAACCGGGAGTTGAGCTGGCTGGCCTTCAATGAAAGAGTCCTGGAAGAGGCGGAGGATCCGACGGTTCCCCTCCTGGAAAGGGTGAAGTTCCTGGCCATCACCTCCAGCAACTGGGACGAATTCTTCATGGTGCGGGTGGCGGGCATCTGGCGGCAGATCGACGCCGGCATCACCCAGCCCGGGGCCGACGGGCGCACCCCCCGGCAGATGCTGGAGGAGGTCTCCCGCCGCATCCACGACCTGGCCCACCGGCAGCACGAGCTCTTCCAGTACGTCATCAAGCCCCAGATGGTGCGGGAGGGCCTCTTCATCCTCCAGGCCGAGGACCTGGACGCCGAGCAGCTCCGCTTCGTTCGGGAGTACTTCGAGAACAACCTCCTGCCCCTGATCACGCCCCTGGCCGTGGACACCGGGCACCCCTTCCCGCGCCTGGGCAACCGCGCCCTGGTGCTCATGGCCGAACTGGAGGCCGAGGCCTCCCCGGAGGAGGCCTTCCCCGTCTCCGAACTGGCCGTCATCCCCATCCCCACGCCGGTTTCGGCCCGGTTCCTGCGGGTGCCCTCGGCCCCGGGGACCCACGCCTTCCTCATGCTCGAGGACGTGGTGCGCATGCACATCGCCCAGATCTTCCACGGATACGCCATCCGCAACTGCCACGCGCTGCGGGTGACCCGGGATTCCGACCTGCCGGTGGAGGAGGACCCCAACGAGGACCTGATGAAGGCGGTGGAGGAGCACCTCCGGAGCCGGCGGCGCGGGGCGGTGGTGCGCCTCCAGTACGAGCAGGACCTGAGCCCGACCCTGCTGGCGATGCTCATCGACGAGCTGGAGCTCAGCCCCGAGGACCTCTACCCCAGCGAAGGCTTCGCGGCCTTCTCCGACCTGATGCAGCTCTACGCCCAGCTGGACCTGCCCCACCTCAAGGACGCGCCCATGCCGCCCCTGCCGGTGCCGCAGCTGGAGACGGCCCAGAGCGTCTTCGACGCCATCGGCCGGCACGACATCCTCCTCATGCACCCCTACCAGAGCTTCGACGACAGCGTGGTGCGCTTCGTGCGCGAGGCGGCGGACGATCCCAAGGTCCTGGCCATCAAGATGACCCTCTACCGCATCAGCACCACCAGCCCCATCGCCGCGGCCCTGGAGCGCGCCGCGGAGCGGGGCAAGCAGGTGGCGGCCATCGTGGAGCTGCGGGCCCGCTTCGACGAGGAGGGCAACATCGCCTGGGCCCGGCGCCTGGAGAAGGCGGGGGTCCATGTGGTGTACGGCATGATCGCCTACAAGACCCACGGCAAGGCCTGCCTCGTCATCCGGCAGGAACCCGAAGGCATCCGCCGGTACTGCCACCTCTCCACGGGGAACTACAACGAGCGCACCTCCCGCCTCTACAGCGACATCGGCCTGTTCACGGCCAGGAGGGAATTCGGCGAGGACCTTTCCAACCTCTTCAACGTGCTCACGGGCTACACGCGCCCGCCGGCGCTCCACAAGCTCATCATGGCGCCCCAGTACTTCCGGAACGCCCTCTATGCCCGCATCGACCGGGAACGGGACCATGCCCGCGCCGGCCATCCCGCGCGGATGGTCCTGAAGATGAACGCCCTGGTGGATCCCCCCATGATCCAGCGCCTCTACGAGGCCAGCCAGGACGGGGTTCAGATCGACCTCCTGGTGCGGGGGACGTGCTGCCTGCGGCCCGGCGTGCCCGGGCTCTCCGACAACATCCGGGCGGTCTCCATCATCGACCGGTTCCTGGAGCACGCGCGGGTGTACCACTTCCACAACAACGGGGAGCCGGAGACCCTCCTGGCCTCCGGGGACCTGATGCAGCGCAACCTGGACAACCGGGTGGAGGTGGCCTTCCCCCTGGTGGACCCCCTCGTTGCCGCACAGGTGGTGGAAATGCTCGAGTTGCAGATCCACGACACCGTCAAGGGCCGGGTGCTGAGCCAGGACGGCAGCGTGGCCCGCCGGGGCCTGGACCCCTCCTGGCCCCCCCTGCGGAGCCAGCACCGCAGCTACGAGCACGGCCTCCTCACCAGCGGCATCAAGGCCCTGACCCGCAAGCTGCCGGATCTGGGGGACTCCGATATCTGA
- a CDS encoding MFS transporter has translation MTSRFLTRNFVLVFAITFITFFAAFQLFPTVPLRLLALGASIAESGRFMTAFTAGSALGALVTGPFGDRVGKRRMVVGCSIGFGLFLGAYGLLHARWAFYALAFPHGVVWSGLLTATMATLGEVLPEDGRADGMSLYGLASPGGVIFGPVVGLAAYGRMGFPTMTSVLAAAFVVLGGLSLTLPPDRLDRERRPAFQWPDRTLLAPCLVFFTTALGYGALGTYTAQEALKQGFPPLFGLLPTDAAFLSCMAIGMVAMRVFMTRVGFGARPTRLLPGMLLAAGAGLGMLALMPGGASRHALSALLYGGGYSMVHTLLNAHVLEITHPDRRGAAFGTTLFSFDSGIGIGSLLIGGVIGWGCQHLGAQGYRLGWAVAALFALASLPLSRRLLRESAPTAG, from the coding sequence GTGACCTCGAGGTTCCTCACCCGCAACTTCGTCCTGGTTTTCGCGATCACGTTCATCACGTTCTTCGCCGCCTTCCAGCTCTTCCCCACCGTGCCCCTGCGCCTCCTCGCCCTGGGGGCGAGCATCGCCGAATCCGGGCGGTTCATGACCGCCTTCACCGCGGGTTCGGCCCTGGGGGCGCTGGTCACCGGCCCCTTCGGGGACCGGGTGGGAAAGCGGCGCATGGTGGTGGGGTGCTCCATCGGGTTCGGACTCTTCCTGGGCGCCTACGGCCTCCTCCACGCGCGGTGGGCCTTCTACGCCCTGGCCTTCCCCCACGGCGTGGTGTGGTCGGGGCTGCTCACGGCCACCATGGCCACCCTCGGCGAGGTGCTGCCCGAGGACGGCAGGGCCGACGGCATGTCGCTGTATGGCCTGGCCAGCCCCGGGGGCGTCATCTTCGGTCCCGTGGTGGGCCTGGCGGCCTACGGCCGCATGGGGTTCCCGACCATGACCTCGGTGCTGGCGGCGGCCTTCGTGGTGCTGGGCGGGCTCTCCCTCACCCTGCCTCCGGACCGGCTGGACCGGGAGCGGCGGCCGGCCTTTCAGTGGCCGGACCGGACCCTGCTGGCCCCCTGCCTCGTATTCTTCACCACGGCCCTGGGCTACGGCGCCCTGGGCACCTACACGGCCCAGGAGGCCCTGAAGCAGGGGTTCCCGCCCCTGTTCGGCCTGCTGCCCACGGACGCGGCCTTCTTGTCCTGCATGGCCATCGGCATGGTGGCCATGCGGGTCTTCATGACCCGGGTCGGCTTCGGAGCGCGGCCCACGCGGCTGCTGCCCGGGATGCTCCTGGCGGCGGGGGCGGGCCTCGGGATGCTGGCCCTGATGCCCGGCGGCGCCAGCCGCCACGCCCTGTCGGCCCTTCTCTACGGCGGCGGCTACAGCATGGTGCACACCCTCCTCAACGCCCACGTGCTGGAGATCACCCACCCCGACCGCCGGGGCGCGGCCTTCGGCACCACCCTCTTCTCCTTCGATTCGGGCATCGGCATCGGCTCCCTGCTCATCGGCGGCGTCATCGGCTGGGGCTGCCAGCACCTGGGGGCCCAGGGCTACCGCCTGGGCTGGGCCGTGGCCGCGCTCTTCGCCCTGGCCTCCCTGCCCCTCTCGCGGCGCCTTTTGCGCGAATCGGCCCCCACGGCGGGTTAG
- a CDS encoding response regulator transcription factor, which yields MNEPKILLVEDELSLAEGIKLNLELEGLPCTWVTRGDDALKRILAGQYELVILDVMLPGMDGFTVCQKVREAKNYTPILFLTAKNTEDDRVRGFETGGDDYLGKPFQVTELLLRIRAILRREDWYRNRSLGGRQRFGEFWVDFENFCGEGPQGPFVLGVKECMILKLLMEQSGQVVSRTDILDKVWGEETYPTTRTVDNFIVRIRRAMERDPHAPRWVHTVRSVGYLFDPEGTPRRGEE from the coding sequence ATGAACGAACCGAAGATACTGCTGGTGGAAGACGAGCTCAGCCTCGCCGAGGGGATCAAGCTCAACCTCGAACTGGAGGGACTTCCCTGCACCTGGGTCACCCGCGGAGACGACGCCCTGAAGCGGATCCTGGCCGGGCAGTACGAGCTGGTGATCCTGGACGTGATGCTGCCGGGCATGGACGGCTTCACGGTCTGCCAGAAGGTTCGCGAAGCCAAGAACTACACGCCCATCCTCTTCCTCACCGCCAAGAACACAGAGGACGACCGGGTGCGGGGCTTCGAGACCGGGGGCGACGACTACCTGGGCAAGCCCTTCCAGGTGACCGAACTGCTCCTCCGGATCCGGGCCATCCTCCGTCGGGAGGACTGGTACCGCAACCGCAGCCTCGGGGGCCGCCAGCGCTTCGGGGAGTTCTGGGTGGACTTCGAGAACTTCTGCGGGGAAGGCCCGCAGGGGCCCTTTGTGCTGGGCGTGAAGGAGTGCATGATCCTCAAGCTCCTCATGGAGCAGTCCGGCCAGGTGGTGAGCCGCACCGACATCCTGGACAAGGTCTGGGGGGAGGAGACCTACCCCACCACGCGCACGGTTGACAATTTCATCGTCCGCATCCGCCGCGCCATGGAGCGGGATCCCCACGCCCCGCGATGGGTCCACACCGTGCGCAGCGTCGGATATC
- a CDS encoding response regulator: MGRRKRILFVEDDPILLGRLREAMADMSETWAMTFVGSGEAALQALGKSPFHAVVADLGMPGMNGAQLLEKVMARHPGTLRFVLSGRDDRHQAVEVVDRAHQFLGKPCDPAFLKSALLRAFHLGSRVRNDHAKELVARIGRLPSVPALFQEITGLMGSERATLEDLAAAIGKDMAMTAMVLKLSNSAFFSPRQTVSAPAEAISILGIDLLRSLVLAHGLFSQAGAFRFSQFSLAHLWRHSLAVASATQQIAEMRGLGRSASADHFTAGLLHDIGILVLASRFPDEYARVLDLARPGGADLETAEFHVLGATHGEVGAYLLGLWGLPHAVIQAAAWHHQPAHQDTPGFTPALGVHIADSLHAGDPEHELFSTATLDEAYLRAQGLRDLVPKLSAALEPDPSGMRDLF; the protein is encoded by the coding sequence ATGGGCAGACGCAAGCGCATCCTCTTCGTGGAGGACGACCCCATCCTCCTGGGCCGCCTCCGGGAGGCGATGGCGGACATGTCCGAAACCTGGGCCATGACCTTCGTGGGCAGCGGCGAGGCCGCCCTGCAGGCCCTGGGGAAATCCCCGTTCCACGCGGTGGTGGCCGACCTGGGGATGCCCGGCATGAACGGGGCCCAGCTCCTGGAGAAGGTCATGGCGCGCCACCCCGGAACCCTGCGCTTCGTGCTTTCCGGCCGGGACGACCGCCATCAGGCCGTGGAGGTGGTGGACCGGGCCCACCAGTTCCTGGGCAAGCCCTGCGACCCGGCCTTCCTGAAGTCCGCCCTGCTGCGCGCCTTCCACCTGGGCTCCCGGGTGCGCAATGACCATGCGAAGGAACTGGTGGCCCGCATCGGGCGGCTGCCCAGCGTGCCCGCGCTGTTCCAGGAGATCACCGGCCTCATGGGCTCGGAGCGGGCCACCCTGGAGGACCTGGCCGCCGCCATCGGCAAGGACATGGCCATGACGGCCATGGTCCTCAAGCTGTCCAATTCCGCCTTCTTCAGCCCGCGCCAGACGGTGTCCGCCCCGGCGGAGGCCATCTCCATCCTGGGCATCGACCTGCTCCGCTCCCTGGTGCTGGCCCATGGGCTCTTCAGCCAGGCGGGAGCCTTCCGCTTCTCCCAGTTCAGCCTGGCCCACCTGTGGCGCCACAGCCTCGCGGTGGCCTCGGCCACCCAGCAGATCGCCGAGATGCGGGGCCTGGGCCGGTCCGCCTCCGCGGACCACTTCACCGCCGGCCTTCTCCACGACATCGGCATCCTGGTGCTGGCCTCCCGGTTCCCCGACGAGTACGCCCGGGTCCTCGACCTGGCCCGCCCGGGCGGGGCGGACCTGGAGACCGCCGAATTCCACGTGCTGGGCGCCACCCACGGCGAGGTGGGGGCCTACCTCCTGGGCCTGTGGGGCCTCCCCCATGCCGTGATCCAGGCCGCCGCCTGGCACCACCAGCCCGCCCACCAGGACACCCCCGGCTTCACCCCGGCCCTGGGCGTGCACATCGCCGACAGCCTCCACGCCGGGGACCCCGAACACGAACTCTTCTCCACCGCCACGCTGGACGAGGCCTACCTGCGCGCCCAGGGCCTACGGGACCTGGTCCCGAAGCTGAGCGCCGCCCTGGAACCGGATCCGTCCGGGATGAGGGATCTCTTCTAG
- the rpsF gene encoding 30S ribosomal protein S6 — MMRRYETIFIASPTLTDEQAEELVKHFEGIIAEQNGELLKTEKWGRKKLAYEVQKFSEGYYTLFDMNAGPTLIAELERRFRNHDSVIKYMSVRMDEQTKAAERQKVRYEREGRRKAQAGIKERSLEEVMG, encoded by the coding sequence ATGATGCGTCGCTATGAGACCATCTTCATCGCCTCCCCTACGTTGACTGACGAACAGGCTGAAGAGCTTGTGAAGCACTTCGAGGGGATCATTGCCGAGCAGAATGGCGAGCTGCTCAAGACCGAGAAGTGGGGCCGCAAGAAGCTGGCCTACGAAGTGCAGAAGTTCAGCGAGGGCTACTACACCCTGTTCGACATGAACGCGGGTCCCACCCTCATCGCCGAGCTCGAGCGCCGCTTCCGCAACCACGATTCGGTCATCAAGTACATGTCCGTCCGCATGGACGAGCAGACCAAGGCCGCGGAGCGCCAGAAGGTGCGCTACGAGCGCGAAGGCCGCCGCAAGGCCCAGGCCGGGATCAAGGAACGTTCCCTTGAAGAGGTGATGGGATGA
- a CDS encoding Mrp/NBP35 family ATP-binding protein yields MGTRISRAAIYDVLNAYQIPGANANLVALKAVKAIDVEDAEVILRLQLLDAYQDREQVVRQALGGAVGAIDGVEKVTIAIEWERTAQAEFKNLLPTVKKCYVIASGKGGVGKSTVASNLAVAMAALGYKVGLLDADIHGPSMGMMFGIKEGPEATPEGKIIPVEKFGLKLMSIAFLIDEDRPVIWRGPMLNKALTQFLGDVLWGDLDFLFIDLPPGTGDTQISLIQNAKVDGAVIVSTPQDVAFLDARKAIGLFQTVKVPVTGVVENMSSFVCPTCHTETQIFGHGGVKAAAQRLGLPFLGEVPIDLAIRIGGDSGVPLVAAHPDSPQTKAFMGMARELAKA; encoded by the coding sequence ATGGGAACGAGAATCAGTCGCGCCGCCATCTATGATGTCCTGAACGCCTACCAGATCCCCGGGGCCAACGCCAACCTGGTGGCCCTGAAGGCCGTCAAGGCCATCGACGTGGAGGACGCCGAGGTCATCCTGCGCCTCCAGCTCCTGGACGCCTACCAGGACCGGGAGCAGGTGGTGCGCCAGGCCCTGGGCGGCGCCGTGGGCGCCATCGACGGCGTGGAGAAGGTGACCATCGCCATCGAATGGGAGCGCACCGCCCAGGCCGAGTTCAAGAACCTGCTGCCCACCGTCAAGAAGTGCTACGTGATCGCCTCGGGCAAGGGCGGGGTGGGCAAGAGCACCGTCGCCTCCAACCTGGCCGTGGCCATGGCCGCGCTGGGTTACAAGGTGGGGCTCCTGGACGCCGACATCCACGGCCCCAGCATGGGCATGATGTTCGGCATCAAGGAGGGCCCCGAGGCCACCCCCGAGGGCAAGATCATCCCCGTGGAGAAGTTCGGCCTCAAGCTCATGTCCATCGCCTTCCTCATCGACGAGGACCGGCCCGTCATCTGGCGCGGCCCCATGCTCAACAAGGCCCTCACCCAGTTCCTGGGCGACGTGCTCTGGGGCGACCTGGACTTCCTCTTCATCGACCTGCCCCCCGGCACCGGCGACACCCAGATCTCGCTCATCCAGAACGCCAAGGTGGACGGCGCCGTCATCGTCAGCACCCCGCAGGACGTGGCCTTCCTGGACGCGCGCAAGGCCATCGGGCTCTTCCAGACCGTCAAGGTCCCCGTCACCGGCGTGGTGGAGAACATGTCCAGCTTCGTCTGCCCCACCTGCCACACGGAGACCCAGATCTTCGGCCACGGCGGCGTGAAGGCCGCCGCCCAGCGCCTGGGCCTGCCCTTCCTGGGGGAGGTGCCCATCGACCTGGCCATCCGCATCGGCGGCGACTCGGGGGTGCCCCTGGTGGCGGCCCACCCGGACAGCCCCCAGACCAAGGCCTTCATGGGAATGGCCCGGGAGCTGGCGAAGGCCTAG
- the rpsR gene encoding 30S ribosomal protein S18: MKRRTDGKGKPKKKKVFGGRRSKFCKFCVEKSTFIDYKDVKTLGGFTPERGKVLPRRTSGVCALHQRMLVEAIKRARNIALLPFATD, encoded by the coding sequence ATGAAGCGTCGCACGGACGGAAAAGGCAAGCCCAAGAAGAAGAAGGTATTTGGCGGTCGGCGCAGCAAGTTCTGCAAGTTCTGCGTCGAGAAGTCCACCTTCATCGATTACAAGGACGTGAAGACCCTCGGCGGCTTCACCCCCGAGCGCGGCAAGGTCCTGCCCCGCCGCACCAGCGGCGTGTGCGCCCTCCACCAGCGCATGCTGGTCGAGGCCATCAAGCGGGCCCGCAACATCGCCCTGCTGCCCTTCGCCACGGACTAG
- a CDS encoding glycosyltransferase gives MVSYLSIVIPIYNEEANITNLWARLSKVLKENWPGQEKTWEVVFTDDGSRDRSLDMLLAIAAEEPRVTVVEFNRNYGQHSAIFGAFAVVRGEVVVTMDADLQNPPEEIPKLVAKIEEGFDVVGGWRQGRTHNDSFFRTMPSKIVNAVTRRTTGVRLHDYGCMLRAYRREVVDAMLLCKERSSFIPALANSFAKRIAEVPVGHAERAAGDSKYGLWKLINLQFDLLTSFSLLPLQMLSVLGVIISLLGIGFGVFLMAYRFLHPEGSVGGVFTLFAVLFFFVGAQFLAFGLLGEYIGRIYQEVRDRPRYVVKKHHRSEPGKS, from the coding sequence ATGGTTTCCTATCTCAGTATCGTAATTCCCATCTATAACGAAGAAGCAAATATTACCAACCTTTGGGCGAGGCTGTCCAAGGTGCTGAAGGAGAACTGGCCGGGACAGGAAAAAACCTGGGAGGTCGTCTTCACCGACGACGGCAGCCGGGACCGCTCCCTGGACATGCTCCTGGCCATCGCGGCGGAGGAGCCGCGGGTGACGGTGGTGGAGTTCAACCGGAACTACGGCCAGCACTCCGCCATCTTCGGGGCCTTCGCCGTCGTGCGGGGGGAGGTGGTGGTGACCATGGACGCCGACCTCCAGAACCCGCCCGAGGAGATCCCCAAGCTGGTGGCCAAGATCGAGGAGGGCTTCGACGTGGTGGGCGGCTGGCGCCAGGGCCGCACCCACAACGACAGCTTCTTCCGCACCATGCCCAGCAAAATCGTCAACGCCGTCACCCGCAGGACCACCGGCGTGCGGCTCCACGACTACGGATGCATGCTCCGGGCCTACCGCCGGGAGGTCGTTGACGCCATGCTGCTGTGCAAGGAACGCTCCAGCTTCATCCCCGCCCTGGCCAACAGCTTCGCCAAGCGCATCGCCGAAGTGCCCGTGGGGCACGCGGAACGCGCCGCGGGCGACTCGAAGTACGGCCTCTGGAAGCTCATCAACCTCCAGTTCGACCTGCTCACCAGCTTCTCCCTCCTGCCCCTCCAGATGCTCAGCGTCCTGGGGGTGATCATCTCCCTCCTGGGCATCGGCTTCGGCGTCTTCCTCATGGCCTACCGGTTCCTGCACCCGGAAGGGTCGGTGGGCGGGGTCTTCACCCTGTTCGCCGTGCTCTTCTTCTTCGTGGGAGCCCAGTTCCTCGCCTTCGGCCTCCTGGGGGAGTACATTGGGCGGATCTACCAGGAAGTGCGGGACCGCCCCCGCTACGTCGTCAAGAAGCACCACCGCAGCGAACCCGGCAAGTCCTGA
- the pth gene encoding aminoacyl-tRNA hydrolase — MFVLVPLGNPGAAYTATRHNLGRLLLQRWMEAHCPHPAVVHTFSTGALYRLGHPFLALVPGTYMNLSGQCCAEAAKAGFEPGRMILLHDDKDLPLGEGRFRLSGSDGGHNGLKSVFGHLGTQDIPRLRLGIGPFQRPLVDFVLGEWTDDEWERIDALDEPFARFMEQLGSAPDAPALVGRAGFKLPA, encoded by the coding sequence GTGTTCGTCCTCGTCCCGCTGGGCAATCCCGGTGCGGCCTACACGGCCACCCGGCACAACCTGGGACGCCTGCTGCTCCAGCGCTGGATGGAAGCGCACTGCCCGCACCCCGCGGTCGTGCACACCTTCAGCACTGGAGCCTTGTATCGTCTGGGCCACCCCTTCCTGGCCCTAGTGCCCGGCACCTACATGAACCTCAGCGGCCAGTGCTGCGCCGAGGCCGCCAAGGCCGGGTTCGAGCCCGGGCGGATGATCCTCCTGCACGACGACAAGGACCTCCCCCTGGGCGAGGGCCGCTTCCGCCTCTCGGGCAGCGACGGGGGCCACAACGGCCTGAAGTCCGTCTTCGGGCACCTGGGCACCCAGGATATCCCGCGCCTGCGCCTGGGCATCGGCCCCTTCCAGCGCCCCCTGGTGGATTTCGTGCTGGGGGAGTGGACCGACGACGAGTGGGAGCGCATCGACGCCCTGGACGAGCCCTTCGCCCGGTTCATGGAACAGCTCGGGTCCGCTCCCGACGCCCCGGCCCTGGTCGGCCGCGCCGGCTTCAAGCTTCCGGCTTGA
- a CDS encoding DUF6677 family protein, with the protein MSEAQPLPKLPAPLRGAKAFHASWKPVLLNWLVPGLGYWLIGEKGRAKALFSVTVVFLVLGFLQLQNGAVDGIRGGVYVPQLSPLQWMPTLGAAATAGTGPVYALFGYLFGGVGTEPVRNLVQEYGASYVMVTGLLNWLACFDIFDRTTGRWVWRLPQDEQDALAGKDIPAAK; encoded by the coding sequence ATGAGCGAAGCCCAACCCCTGCCCAAGCTGCCGGCCCCCCTCCGGGGCGCCAAGGCCTTCCACGCCTCCTGGAAGCCCGTGCTCCTGAACTGGCTGGTGCCGGGCCTCGGCTACTGGCTCATCGGCGAGAAGGGCCGGGCCAAGGCCCTCTTCTCCGTGACGGTGGTGTTCCTCGTCCTGGGCTTCCTGCAGTTGCAGAACGGCGCCGTGGACGGCATCCGGGGCGGCGTCTACGTTCCCCAGCTTTCGCCCCTCCAGTGGATGCCCACCCTGGGCGCCGCGGCCACGGCGGGCACGGGCCCGGTGTACGCCCTCTTCGGCTACCTCTTCGGGGGCGTGGGCACGGAGCCCGTGCGCAACCTGGTGCAGGAGTACGGCGCCTCGTACGTCATGGTCACGGGCCTCCTGAACTGGCTGGCCTGCTTCGATATCTTCGACAGGACCACGGGGCGCTGGGTGTGGCGCCTCCCCCAGGACGAGCAGGACGCCCTGGCCGGGAAGGACATCCCGGCCGCCAAGTGA
- a CDS encoding 50S ribosomal protein L25, translating to MTQETIQVALRETIGKSASKGLRKQGMIPAVIYGLNEPPVAIAISPKTVARIIASDSGMNSLIHLQREGTEIKRHVIIKDVQRDPVTRRLVHVDLMRVDPDHRVRVKVRIVLKGTPAGVKDGGLLDFTHREIEVECLPSFIPAHIDVNVEHLKIGDSLRLDQLNLDSHLTLHGDAHNVVCSVVGKQAEEEAPAAEAAPAAAAAPAPAAKAKK from the coding sequence ATGACTCAGGAAACCATCCAGGTCGCGCTCCGCGAGACCATCGGCAAGTCGGCCAGCAAGGGCCTGCGCAAGCAGGGCATGATCCCCGCCGTCATCTACGGCCTCAACGAGCCCCCCGTCGCCATCGCCATCAGCCCCAAGACCGTGGCCCGCATCATCGCCAGCGACAGCGGCATGAACTCCCTCATCCACCTCCAGCGCGAGGGCACGGAGATCAAGCGCCACGTCATCATCAAGGACGTGCAGCGCGACCCCGTCACCCGCCGCCTGGTCCACGTGGACCTCATGCGCGTCGATCCCGACCACCGGGTCCGGGTCAAGGTGCGCATCGTCCTCAAGGGCACCCCCGCGGGCGTCAAGGACGGCGGCCTGCTGGACTTCACCCACCGCGAGATCGAGGTGGAGTGCCTGCCCAGCTTCATCCCCGCCCACATCGACGTGAACGTCGAGCACCTCAAGATCGGCGACTCCCTGCGCCTGGACCAGCTGAACCTGGATTCCCACCTGACCCTGCACGGCGACGCCCACAACGTGGTGTGCAGCGTCGTCGGCAAGCAGGCCGAGGAAGAGGCCCCCGCCGCCGAAGCCGCCCCCGCCGCGGCCGCCGCCCCCGCCCCCGCCGCCAAGGCCAAGAAGTAG